In Salvelinus namaycush isolate Seneca chromosome 16, SaNama_1.0, whole genome shotgun sequence, the sequence ttttttttaaaccttatacttttactcaagtagaattttactgggtgacttttatttgagccattttctattaaggtatctttacttttactcaagtatgatagtTGGAGACTTTTTCCACTGCTGGAAATTGGGTAACGGTGCATATGTATGCACCCAATGCAATTATGCAGTCCAGTCTGTCTAATACAGCGGTCTCCAAACTTTTCTAGAATGAGCTActtaaaaatagtttttttttacatgttgtGAGCTACAAAActagctttcaaataggcacattcttcTCTTCCCTGCAACTCTTCCCCAGGTACTTAGTGTACAATAGAAAGTCGTGCACTATATTTTCTGGCAATATACCTGGTAGAATAATGGTTAAAACAACTCGGAGGGTCCATGTCAATGCTTAAATCTGAATACCTTTTTCAGGGATGGGGGGATGaaagaaatgttttatttttgtatAATTCCCCTTTAATTGGGCATCTAGCTAGTGAGGAATGTGCCATCTAATGTGTTGATAGCAGCAGTAGTACAGAGCCATTGCTCATTTCATGGCTAAGTTAGCAAATGacaaataatatatataaataacatACTTACTCATGATATACACTACTTCTGCCATGTAaacctactttgcagttaacgtttaattgagaaggtttctGGGAAAGTATTTCTGTCATCTCTCAAGATGGTTATCACATTAATTGGCTACACACAGTGATAGACAAATTGAGACCCCTGATCTAATACATCCACAGTGGGATTTCGACTGTTTGTATTTATTGTAAATATAATTcattattgtattttatttttaagttATGTAACACCATTACAACCTTGTTTAGCATTATTTAGTCCAAATATGCCATTATTCCACTCTTTGGATTAGTTTACATGgggaacttttattttgaaggcaaactgcaaattccactattcTCACTAGCTTCAAGACCGCTGCCACCCAGGAAGTTCGCAAAATAAACGTTAATTTGCTGTTGCGAAACAGGCAGACAGAGTTGCCAGTTGAAGAAGTCGTAGCTAGACTACTTGAACAATAAGGTAAGACTATGAGTTTTCCTAATACTAAAACTGATCATTATTGGACATTGTTATAGAAGAAAGTGCGATGTACGCAaacacagtagctagctaacgttaattagcCATGCTAGCTAGCTCGCAGTCTCCAGTACCAGCTAGCTAACTTAGTTGTGCCTGTATTTTATTATTAACACAGTGTGATTACAACAAGTGGATATTGAGAAAAATTAATCCGTATAAGAGGGGATCAAACTTTACAGTACAGATTATCAAGCAAACCAACCAATCCAGGAAACCGTATGCTGCTGCTTCTTGTTACAGGAAACGAAGACGTCATGCAGCCCTCTAAAGACGTCTGTTGGCCCTTGACAATCTGGATGGTCCACCTTGCCTTCATGGTTCTCACTGTTCAAGGTAGGGTCATCTAGAAGCAGAACTCTATTTCTCCGAGTGCATGTTTTCATTCATTGGTTTGAAGCGTGTACCACatagtttctaaacccagaggcgcaacacTCCGAGTCTTCCGGGAACGCTTGTCAAATAGACCAGGCCAGGGTTTGAGAAGGTAATGAGAAAAGTTGGGATACAAATTGGGGGAAACCAACATTAGTTTCCTATTGACCCCCATTGTAAAATCGGCAACTTGGTCGTCGTcgattatttatttttgttatacaGAAATAACACATGTCGATAGGCTGCAGTGTTGTTCAGGAGTACATGAAGCCAGGTCAAAAATCCAAACCGATGGTTTGCAATGCTTCCATGCAGGGAAATAGAGCCAATGGAAAGACCCGAGGTAAAGTTGTTTTTAGATTCGGACATTCAACATACATTAGccaaaatccattttaaatggtaaaaatcaataactaattcattGATTGTCACAAACATAAAAATAGATATGGTTTAGTCTATAAATGACATTTTACAAACAACCTGTTTTGAATAAaaattccagttttgatttgatgGAAATGCAAATCTTTAAAATGCAATTAAAGCTGTATAAATCATTAACTAATTCACCGTTTGTCACAAACATCAAACTATGTaggatttattctataaatgtctagcatacttttacaacctttgttttgagttctgatttgatagaaatacataCCATCTATAAAATGCAAATTTTAAAGCTATATACATCAATAACGTTTTCACAGATTATTACAGAAAAATTAAACTATGTAGGATTTATTCTATAAGcgtctagcatacttttacaaccttttgTTTTGTGTAAACAACAGTTTTTGATAGAGGGCATGTAGTCCGTCTAGAGGGCATGTGGTCAAAGTTCTAACGAGTCTGCTATACCCTATTAGAAGGGGCCTGGCCATAACATTTGGCATCTTAAGTCATATTAAATTAGATTACAGGAAAAAAACTACAGGATGAAGGTGTCAGGCCTGACTAACAAAGAAGACCGGTTGGTGGATCAAGAGGACCAAGACAACCAATAGGATCAACATGGACATTCCACAGTGGAGATAAGGAAAACTAAGAGTGAACCATAacatacactacagttcaaaagtttggggtcacttagaaatgtccttgtttgtgaaagaaaagcaacaaaattgtccctttaaaataacatcaaattgattagaaatacagtgtagacattgctaatgttgtaaatgactattgtagctcgaTACAGCTGagtttttatggaatatctacataggcgtacagaggcccgttatcaggaaccattactcctgtgttccaatggcacgttgtgttagctaatccaagtttataattttaaaaggctcattgatcattagaaaaccctttgcaattatgttagcacatttaaactgttgttctgatttaaagaagcaataaaacgggcttttagaccagttgagtatctggagcatcagcatttgtgggttcgattataggctcaaaatggccagaaataaagCACTTCTtccgaaactcgtcagtctattcttgtctATTCttgaaatgaaggctattccatgcgagaaattgccaagaaactgaagatctcgtacaacgctgtgtactactcccttcacagaacagcgcaaactgaccCCCCAAATCAGCTCTACATAATTCAGCAGGAAGGTGTGCAACTACCACACATTTATACCCATTATACCAGTAGAGAAACTACGTCACCTACATAGGTATTACCATATCCCTTTCGATTCAATTTCCTTGCAGAAAGAACTATTTGCAAACCTTTTAAAACATCCAGAAAGACAGTGGTCTTAGAAAGGTATTTATACTTTAAAAGACATATTTTATGTAGATGAAAGAATTCTGCCAGTGTTTTAATGTCCTAGTTTCATCTTTTTTTCTTTACCTCCAACTCTAAATATCCAAGTGAGCCTATGAGGACCTTGGGGATCAGATTTACCATTATACCCATTGATCAAACGTATAACAGAAGGACACTGCTCAAAAGGAGTTGTTTGTGATATCTAGACTCGCCACTTTATTATGTTCACCACCCTATTCACAAAAATAAATTGCTCCTACATACACCAAGTCCCGTGGTCTTGGCTTGCTAGACACTAAAGCATGCAGAGAAGTATTCAGGTATTCTGTTACTGTAAGAACTTTAGAATGTGCAAAATGACAGCACAGTCTGATGGTCTTTTGTAAGTCAGAAAAGTTCCAAAACGTGTACTGACTGTAATAAACTTCAACTGGACATAACGTGAACAGTCTAGCTCCTTTCCCAGTTTCATCAACAGTTTTGAATTCACGCTGTTCCAAATGCAAAGGGggttgtacctaataaagtgaCAACTCAATCTATAGACTTTCCAGAATGTGTTCTAGAAATACCCAGGGTATAAAATATTTGGCTTTAAGTGTTGAACAGTTGAATCTATTACCTCAGGAGATGGTACCGTTCAGCTTGTCTGGAGATGACAAAGAAGAACTTCAACAAAGCCAAAGTAGAAAATGATTGGAAGGGCCCTCTTTCTTGTTAAATTAGAGACATGAATAAATGACTGTTGTGCCTTGTAACTACTTTAAAATGTGTTGCACTAAAAATGCAAACATTGATTTGGCATACAATGTAAGATTGTAAACATTGTACAACTTCATATAGAACAAATTGCACTTGAAATAAACATTTCTTTAAAGTTATTGCAAATAAATGCATAATGTCACTTTTCTGTGTATCACTGAATTAGTTATAGATTTTTTTCTGTCTTTAAAAGCAATATTTGAGATTTTATGTATttatcaaatcaaaactggaatttCTACTCCAagcaaaggttgtaaaagtacactagacatttatagaataaatcatacctTGTTTGATTATGTCATCAGTGAAAACGCTATTGATTTATACCGTTTAAATGGCATTTTATAGATGCCATAGTTATGTATTTCTATCAAGTCAGCTTGAATTTCTTctcaaaacaaaggttgtaaaactatgctagacatttatagaataagtCATATCTAGTTTGATTTTGTGACAAGcggtgaattagttattgattgtCAAATGGCTTTTGGCGAATATCCGTTGAATGTCGAATGTGCGATTATAAAACCAACTTTACCTCGGTGTGAAAAGAAGCCAGTGGCTTCAGGCTATTTGGAGTGGGATATGTGGGGACGCTGTGTTCAAGTAGGATACACATACAGTGCATATCCCcgttacttttcccacattttgttaggttaacctttttctaaaatagattaaatagttcccccccccccctcaatctacacacaataccccataatgtatttaaatatatatatttaaccaggcaagtcagttaagaacaaattcttatttacaatgacgacaaagcaaaacaggtttgtGCAAATTTgtagtattcagacactttactcagtactttgttgaagcacttttggtaGCGAATACAGCCtggcgtcttcttgggtatggcattacaagcttggcatacttgtacttggggagtttctcccattcttctctgcagatcctctcaagctctgtcagggtaggtgtggagcgtcgctgcacagatattttcaggtctctcaagctgttcgatctggttcaggctctggctgggccacaaggACATCCAGACTTGTCCCgcagccactcctgcgttgtcttggctgtgtgcttagggtcgttgtcctgttggaaggtgaaccttcgccccagtctgagatcctgagcgctctggagcaggttttcgtctaggctctctgtactttactccattcatctttccctcaaacctgactagtctcccagtccctgccgctgaaaaacattgacacagcatgatgctgccaccaccatgcttcaccatagggatagtgccaggtttcctccagatgtgacgcttggcattccggCCAAagttttacatttttgtttcatcagaccagagaatcttgtttttcatggtctgagagtccttttaggtcccttttggcaaactccaagtgggctgtcatgtgccttttactgaggattggcttccgtctggccactaccataaaggcctgattggtggagtgctgcagagattgttgtccttctggaaggttctcccatctccaaaaaGGACCTCAGGAGCTGTCAGAGTGTCCATCGgattcttgttcacctccctgaccaaggcccttcaaccccgtttgctcagtttggccgggcggccaactctaggaagagtcttggtggttcagaacttcttccatttaagaatgatggagtccactgtgttcttggggaccttcaatgctgcagaaatgtgttggtacactttcccagatctgtgcctcgacacaatcctgtctcggagctctacagacaattccttcaacctcactgcttggtctttgctctgacatgcactgtcaactgtgggacctttttatataccaaggagagtaatggagactgtatcagatgacttggcctccacattcatctgacctcaacccaatagagatggtttgggatgagttagactgcagagtgaaggaaaagccaacaagtgctcagcatatgtgggaactccttcaagactgttggaaaagcattccaggtgaagctggttgaaagaatacCAAGtgggtgcaaagctgtcatcaaggtaaagagTGGTTACtttgaatctcaaatataaaatatatttttataaaatTAAACTTTCTTCTTTCGCATACTCAAGTGGCCTATTTTAGGACGCAaatatgggtattcggacacggccAGTGTCTACTGGTGTCCTAGCTAGCTTCTTCTGCAGGGTTTATCAgtggttggcatccaacgttatgtACTGGAGCACCCCCAATAGAAGTATAAAGAGGAGTTCGTACAGaaatgcccacatgcaggaacgccctTACTTGCGAGCTGCAATTACGCCCTTCTCGACCGGGTTAGAAATTTGGCAAGTCTGTGAAGTGAAAAATTCGAAAGGCAACCTAGATTCGATCCAATGTCTTTATATAGCTGAgcctgtcattactacaaccgtGTGACACTGACACGTTAACATTTTTTGTTAAGACCAATTTTATATGGAATAGGAGTGCCTTTTCAGTTGACGACATGCGCAGTTCAGTGCGACGCGACTGGTAGACCAGACGACGCGTTTCTTCGCGTGAGCTATGCTAGATAACGTTGCCATGACATAGCATTTTTtaaaaccttttatttaactttgcaagtcagttaagaacaacttacaatgacggcctacaccggcaaaacccggacgacgctgggccaattgtgcgccgcactatggcactcccaatcccgaccggttgtggtacagcctgtatatcttcatactgtactgtctttgcttATACCATCTATGGTTTGAAGCATTGGCTCACGTCAGATTGCGCGACGGCCGTCTACACTGATAGTGTACTGAAATTCTATCGAATAACACATTCGTTCTCATTATAGTTAATGTTCTGATTAGTGTGCCGAATTCTGCAGCACAGCTGACGGTTCTAGCTGCGACGTCATCGCGTTAGCCAAATGTTACAAAGTAGTGAGACAGTGCCAGTTGTCAGTCAGATGCATGGTGATTTCTTAGAACAGTCCCGTATCTTTAGTGGCATACAACTTCATCAACAAACTGGCAAACTAGCTACCGTAATGGCCATTCAAACAAGCTAGCACAAGGCTGCTAGCTGGGGCAAGAGGAGCTGATCAAGCATGTCTTTCCGTAGGAGCCAGCAAAGATGGTTCACTCAGGCTGTTTACATTTGGGGGGAAATTCTGGTCTACTTAACGGGGTGGGTCTCCTATAGACACCAATGCACTGGTAACTGAGTCTGATCTACTTAGTTCGTTTGCCTTTAATTGAACCAGAAAAAAACAGAGTGGGGTGTCTCGCTTCCACTTCCGTCTCTGGTAACCAGTGCGTTATATCTGCGTGATTTTCAAAACTAAGAACTAGTGTTTGGAGAATGAGCAAAATCTACATTTTTAAGAGATGCTGCTTTCAAGACAGGTCAAAACTAACATTTTCGACTTGGAAACCCACTGTAGAAAAATGAGCTCAGAGCTTCCCACTTGGAAAATATCAGAATCGACCAATGGGAAGCTTTACGCAAAACACGTACGTAAATGTTAACCCTTCGAGTGTctgagttgtcttgaaagcaccatgagtTCCACGTTTAGTTAGACACATGGCTCCTGGCAACTGCGTGTCGGGTTAGAATGAGGCCATCTGACGTGAGACAATGTGGGTTTTGAAGGTGTTGTCTCCAGTATTTGTCCACCTTGGTCATTCAATTTTGTCTCCTTTGTTTTCAGGTCAAGACTGCTCCAAACCCATACCGTTAGAAGGGTCAAACATGTTTCTTACATCAACTCAAGAGAAATTTGGAGATGGAACAAAAGCAACTTTTGAGTGTGCAACTGGATATGTCAGTGCAGGAGGGTCTCGATTAGTCACCTGTACTGCTGGCGTGTGGAGTACAGTGACACTAACATGCGAATGTAATTccaataattgtattttttattgtgcTAAAAAGTTCGGCCATATTCCTGTAAATGTTTTtagtaataaaaataaataagctCCCAGTTATTTATTGGGTAAACCACCAATGTTTCAGTATcactgccttcttcagggtaatatcatgaatgcttgaaccaggGCTGCGTTCAGTAAATGTTTACATTCCTGAGCGTTAAATTAAACGGAAACGGTGCTGTACGGAACGACCTGTTGAAAAACCTGGAGGGGTTGGGGAGCCTTGTCATCGTGGCTCTGTCCTTTTTAAATAcgtcactcattgcttcaagccacacctcgCCACACGGGAGCAAATGTACCTCAAAGTCTGTTCCAGAGCGATTTGGGGAAACGTGATGTTCAGCACAAACCGTTCTGCAATGTAGCAACCGTTCAAGCGAACTGAACGCACCTCAGGTTAATTAATtggaaacaaatatatatatatatatgaaatagTAAAAGCATTTTCATGTTAATACTATGTACAATATCTAATCATGTTGTAATATGATGAaaacaatagcctaatatatttaacatgctgtaaactattgtcttttaacAGTAACTTTTTCATCCTCACCACCCTAATTACTATGACATATTCCTCACTAGTCAATGGTTGCATTAATTGCACTGGTTGTTTATATAAGctggttcaagcattcatgatattaccctgaagaaggcacagtgatgcagAAAGTTGgtggtttacccaataaattactgggagcttGTGTATACAGTGTGCAACTctcttatttatttttatatcctATAGTTTActcaccgttagtcagcacctcctctAACTCTTTTGGGTATGCACCAGCTCATGCTTTTCACTAAACAGTTTTTACCCACCCACTCACAACTTGATATTCATTGCCCATTCATAAAACTCACTGAAAAAGTAGCCTAGCCTGGAATCTGGACCTGTTATGTTTCAACATTCCACTCCATGTCATGTTTGGCATATGAAACAGAGTGGCAAGGAGTGGGATGTTGGCACAAAACAGGTCAGGCTAGCCTACATTTCCTCCGTACATGACTATTTTTCTTTATGGTTGTTTCAGTAAGGTCGTGTGGCTCACCAGGAGAAGTGATAAACGGCCGATATAATCTCTCGGGGGTTCTGTTTGGCGCCAGGGCTGTTGCTTTCTGTGACACTGGGTCAGTGCAAGGCTATTTGcctcatgtctctctgtctctgtctctctgtgtctctcataGGGCTGATCCATAGAGAGAGCattcatctttgtatctgtgccattatagcatcTGTGACCTCTACGTTTTAAAGTTGTCCATTTTTATTCTTCTTCACTGGGCTCCCAACTCATAGCAATCCCCACCCAGTTGGCTATTTTAAAATGCTGGAAGCCATATTAGCAATGTCCATGATGAGTCTATCTTCATGGGCTGAACTAAGTGCTTTAACATGTCAACTGTCATGCTTCACAAAGCTGTTAATTTGTAGGCCTAATTTTATGATTTCCAGGTAGGCCTTAATCAAACTTCCCCTCCCTAAAAGCTGAAGGAAATGTTTAATGTTTAGCCTATGATCTTCCTTTACTATCTTGCTTGAGATCAGAGTTGTCTCTGTTGTAACCCTTGCTATCCTAAAATTAATGCTCCAAATACTGTCTAATCATTCACTTTTTCAGCTATACACTTGTGGGCAGCGGTGTAAGGAACTGTTTGGTTGGAGGCTGGGATGGCAGAGTTCCTGTATGTGAAGGTTAGTCATCTGAAGGAGCATGTCAAGTGAAAATAACAATAACTGTAACAGTTCTATGCTTGTGCCTAGATCAAAACGGTTCATAACTGCTGTTGTGTTCTACTCTCCAGTGGTGAAGTGTGGAAAGCCCCCCACCATTGTCAACGGTGGAGCTGTTATCCCACCTGAAGACGAGTACAGCTATAGAAGTGTTGTGGAATATAGCTGTGAGAAGGAATTCACTCTGGTTGGAACTAAATCCATAGTCTGTGAAAAGGACGGAGAATTCCAGCCAGCTCCACCTGAGTGTAAAAGTACGTTGAAAGCTTGCCTTTGTACCCCCTTCTGTTTTAAACAGTCACAATTATGGTTGTTAACAAAACATAGAACTGTTCGTATGAACTGTTCACACTGATAagatattgtaatcagattacagatacttttgaaaactagattacttcttggattatttgacttcagaaaggattcaacacctttctgttttctcaatgacattcaattcagcttTGAAAAACGGAGCAATTTTTAAGTTTGTTCCatctgagcgagtctgaccacaagtcagagaccactatgatgacacccCAAATGCGTTTGATGAATCCTTTGTCtacttctaatgcctcttaaagggaaagtaatcagattacattactgcgTTTGAGTAAGTCAAAAGTTATGtaactgattacaattttggacaggtaacggattacatttagaaatgaACCTACCCAGTCCTGTCCACTACACAATCATGGTCCAGATGATAAAATAAGTGTATAAATATCACAGTATCAAGCCTGATGGCACAGATGTCCATGAGACCGCCTAAGGAGTGGTCTGAACAGTGGACACCCTAATGCAGGGCTGCCCAACcatcttcctggagatctaccatcctgtgggttttcagtccaaccctaatttaacacacctggtTCTACttattagctgctcaacaagaccttaactagctgagtcagatatgctaaattagggttggactgaatacctacaggacagtagatttCCAGGAAGAGGTTTGGGCAGCCCTGCCCTAATGTGTACTATACACTTAAAATCATGATGCAACACAAAAATCTAGCCTATTTATTGAATAGATTAGTTGCATAATATACATAAATAGGTGGTTATAACAACATTGTGTTTATATTGCTTCAAGTAGCCTAAAACCCAAAAATAAGAGACTTGGGCCACCTTTACTTCACAACCATAGAGAATAAACATCTCTTTGTTTACATCTGCAGTGGTTTCATGTCCTGCTCCTGTTGTTGAGAATGGCGTTAGGATTCAAGGTCGTTCGCCCCCCTACAAGCACAAGTCTTTTGTGACGTATAAGTGCAACGATGGATATGAGATGACGGGAGAGGCCAGTCTGACATGTGAAATAGGAGGCTGGTCAGCTTCTATTCCCACATGCAAAGGTAAGACTTGTTTCGGTGTTTGTTATTTAACACACTTTAGCCTATATTTTAACTTAGATATTTTGTGCGTCATTTGGTGTTTAGGACCAGAAGACCAATATGTCAGCAAACAGACTTTTTGAATTGACCCTATCTTATATAAACATATTGAGACTATTTTGATAAGACATTATGGTATGTGGAGGGATAACAACAGTAAATTGATGTGACAGACTGGACAAGAATAGTTATTGGCCTAATTCTATTACATGCCTTTATAGCCCTTCCGACTACAACAAAGccccctactactactactactactactactaccacaacagCTACTACCACAACAGCTACTACCACTGCTACAAAGAAAACCACAAACCAAGGTAGAGTACATTTTGATACTGCTTGGCACAATCCTAATCTAATTTTACAGTGAGCTACAAAAGTATTGGGATGGTgaacatttttgttgttttggttttgaaatgatacaatatCTATGCAGTTAAAGTGCAggctttttgtacatagtcctcccattttaggggaccaaaactATTTGGGACAAATTCTCTTAGgtatattaaagtagtaaaaagtaaagtatttggtcccatattcatagcatgaaaagactacatcaagcttgtgactctgcacatttgttggatgcatttgctgtttgttttagttgtgtttcagattatttagtgcccaatagaaatgaatggtaaataatgtattgtgtcattttggagtcacttttattgtaaataagaatatgtttttaaacacttttacattaatgtggatgctaccttgattatatggataatcctgaatgagtTGTGAGGAATTATACAATAACGGGAGGTTAGCATTATGCGTCTTAACTTTTTcactcattattcacgattcattcaggattttccgtagtcatggtagcatccacatgaatgtagaaacacccccttttttaaattattattattttattttatttatttaaattttctccccttttctccccaattttcgtggtatccaatcgctagtaattactatcttgtctcatcgctacaactcccgtacgggctcgggagagacgaaggtcgaaagccacgcgtcctccgaagcacaacccaaccaagccgcactgcttcttaacacagcgcgcctccaacccggaagccagccgcaccaatgtgtcggaggaaacaccgtgcacctggtccccttggttagcgcgcactgcgcccggcccgccacaggagtcgctggagcgcgatgagacaaggatatccctaccggccaaaccctccctaacccggacgacgctagcccaattgtgcgtcgccccacggacctcccggtcgcggccggctgcgacagagcctgggcgcgaacccagagactctggtggcgcagctagcactgcgatgcagtgccctagaccactgcgccacccgggaggccccgaaACACCCCCTTTTGACAAAATCGCAATGTTATTTTTGCACTAGTTGGCTGAACCTGCACAAACTCCTTCATAGCTTGTTTTCCATCTTTTTAAATGGGAGCAAATttgaaataaaagtgctgaaaacaatgACGGCTCAACGTTCATTTTGTCATGGCTTTGgcgtccctctgcagcagacatgtggtgaacaatatgtttggaacattgaatcgcaataaaatcacagtatctaATCGCAATACCTATGGAATcttgagaatcgcaatacatatcgtatcggcacctaagtattgcGATATAGTACCGAGAGGTTGTTGACAATTaccagcctctctctgtcacacacacacacacacacacttgtcatAAAACTAGAAGTACAATATTGTCTGATGCAGAGAACTAACTTAGTGAAAGAAGTCCTCATTAGCCTTccatgtatacagtaccagtctaaagtttggacacacctactcattccagggttctttattattttctaaattgtagaataatagtgaaggcatcaaaactatgaaataacacatatggaatcatgtagtaaccaaaaaagtgttaaacaaatatatttgatgacagcttggcactctcttggcattctctcaaccagcgttctcctggcatccaccagaCCCAAAttcgtgattcatcactccagagaactatTTTCCACTTCTCCGGAGttcaatggtggcgagctttacaccactccagccgacacttggcattgcgcgtggtgatcttaggcttgtgtgtggctgcttggccatggaaacccatttcatgaaactcccgacgaa encodes:
- the LOC120061099 gene encoding complement receptor type 2-like isoform X2, with the protein product MQPSKDVCWPLTIWMVHLAFMVLTVQGQDCSKPIPLEGSNMFLTSTQEKFGDGTKATFECATGYVSAGGSRLVTCTAGVWSTVTLTCELRSCGSPGEVINGRYNLSGVLFGARAVAFCDTGYTLVGSGVRNCLVGGWDGRVPVCEVVKCGKPPTIVNGGAVIPPEDEYSYRSVVEYSCEKEFTLVGTKSIVCEKDGEFQPAPPECKMVSCPAPVVENGVRIQGRSPPYKHKSFVTYKCNDGYEMTGEASLTCEIGGWSASIPTCKALPTTTKPPTTTTTTTTTTTATTTTATTTATKKTTNQDRVPGPPEAKNHTWIILGSVLAVLVVVSLILFRIYKYKAHTKSSDLL
- the LOC120061099 gene encoding complement receptor type 2-like isoform X3, with protein sequence MQPSKDVCWPLTIWMVHLAFMVLTVQGQDCSKPIPLEGSNMFLTSTQEKFGDGTKATFECATGYVSAGGSRLVTCTAGVWSTVTLTCELRSCGSPGEVINGRYNLSGVLFGARAVAFCDTGYTLVGSGVRNCLVGGWDGRVPVCEVVKCGKPPTIVNGGAVIPPEDEYSYRSVVEYSCEKEFTLVGTKSIVCEKDGEFQPAPPECKMVSCPAPVVENGVRIQGRSPPYKHKSFVTYKCNDGYEMTGEASLTCEIGGWSASIPTCKALPTTTKPPTTTTTTTTTTTATTTTATTTATKKTTNQDRVPGPPEAKNHTWIILGSVLAVLVPSLLICFSLLLHP
- the LOC120061099 gene encoding complement receptor type 2-like isoform X1 — its product is MQPSKDVCWPLTIWMVHLAFMVLTVQGQDCSKPIPLEGSNMFLTSTQEKFGDGTKATFECATGYVSAGGSRLVTCTAGVWSTVTLTCELRSCGSPGEVINGRYNLSGVLFGARAVAFCDTGYTLVGSGVRNCLVGGWDGRVPVCEVVKCGKPPTIVNGGAVIPPEDEYSYRSVVEYSCEKEFTLVGTKSIVCEKDGEFQPAPPECKMVSCPAPVVENGVRIQGRSPPYKHKSFVTYKCNDGYEMTGEASLTCEIGGWSASIPTCKALPTTTKPPTTTTTTTTTTTATTTTATTTATKKTTNQDRVPGPPEAKNHTWIILGSVLAVLVVVSLILFRIYKYKAHSQVGYSGNVATNISEDREL